CGTTATGAGGTCACTCGGTCAAAACCCAACTGAGGCTGAACTCCAGGACATGATCAATGAGGTGGATGCAGATGGTACGTTCATTCCTCTACAGCCTGAGGAACGATGTCTTCAGACCGCCTGTTGTCATTTAGATTTAATGAACAGATGACAAAACCGGAACTCCCTGGTATTATCGATGCAATTCTCCACAACTTCTGCAAAATGATATTCTGTGAACTCATTTGAAATGAACTGTTCAGATTTAAACCCAGCTTTGCTTTGCTTGGTAGTCACAGAATGCCTGAGTGAACTAAAGTCAGTTTGACTTCCCTGTAGTGAATAGTAAATCTTTTATAACACAGAACAGTGAGAGGCTCAAGGTCAAGGCagtgacatttcattttcatttcattttcgcTATATAgtgaatatacatttttttggtcCATCAAATCATAACTACAGAGGACCAACAGTTATGACACATCAAACATAATTGCCTTACACTTCATCATTAGGGGATGGGTGTGACATTGACAGGTATAATGAGTGAAGATGACATAAACGACATAGCAACACTTTTCAAGAGTTTATGGAGCAGCAACGGTTTGGTTTCCATTCTCTTACCCATTTTTATTGTGGATAACTTAACATTGGCtgtttatataatttaattttggcTTTCTGTCTTCAAGGAAATGGAACCATTGACTTCCCTGAGTTCCTGACAATGATGGCAAGAAAGATGAAGGACACTGACAGTGAGGAGGAGATCAGAGAGGCGTTCAGGGTCTTTGACAAGGTAAgcctgtttttgttgtgttgtacaGGTGATGAACCAAAAGTAGTGGTCGTGTCGGTAGTTTAGTATTCATAGGTGAAACTTTACCTGAAATCTCAAAGGTACCGATGAGAAGAAAACCTTATTTACTTGTCCCTTTATTCATTGAAGACTCGTCATCGTACTCCCTGCATGATTAAACTTTATGCCGTGTTTTCCAGGACGGCAACGGCTACATCAGTGCAGCAGAGCTTCGTCACGTGATGACTAACCTGGGAGAGAAGCTGACAGACGAGGAAGTAGACGAGATGATCAGGGAAGCAGACATCGATGGAGACGGTCAGGTCAACTATGAAGGTACAGGagagaccagtgtgtgtggagAACATCAGGGTTTTTAGTCTGGATTTTTACTTGAACTGTTAACTCATGTTCCTGttggatttttatttctcttctctCCCCAGAATTTGTTCAGATGATGACCGCCAAATGAACTGGGCTCATATCAAGATGAAGAATCAATCGTTTCACTTACCTCTTATTGCAAAAATCTACATTTATTCATACTGTTCTGTATAGACAACTTAAACTGAATGTTGGAAAACTATAAATCTGTTCATATaaacaagctaaaaaaaaaaaaggtaaaagacaaaaagaaaaacctaaaTCAATCTGCATGTACTGGcttgtaaacccccccccccagccctgaGCTGCCCAATCAAAACTCAACTTGTTAGCCAAGCAGCCTCCGCAGCTGTCTGGTCCGGCCACTGCACCTTCGCTTCCTGGTTCCATCTGCCTGATGTCATGATGATTATATGGACTGGCCAATCACCTCTcctgtttgacttcctgttttctttacTTCTGTTCTTCATGCATGCAGCTTTAGATGGTTTACTGTAGAGAGCCTAATGGCAGACGGCTGTGGTCGGGCCTCAGGTGGGCCCGGGCCccacagagagaagagaggggttcatgatggatgaatggatggatggatgatggatggatggatgggagtGAGTGAACCAGTGGAAATCTTTGCAGTTTGCTAACCTAAATGAAGTCACTaacaaaaaagatatttttaaaaaaaatgttaaaatggaataaataagtACTCATTTTAGATTCTGTATTTGGGGCATGTGAGGATACTCGCTTTATCCTTTTAAGTGTTTACCTTTTTGAGGGTGAAGCCTAGTTGGGGGTGTAGGTTCGAAACCCTTGGGCACTAGGTTTGTCTTAGACGAGTTGAAGGGCTGGATGGGCTTAAAGCTGATATACGAAAGCAACACTTGGGGCAATGTCACGAGAACGAGCGTCGGTGGTGACAGTTTGACGTGTTCAAATCCAGTCTGGTTCATCTTCATGAGGTGTAGTTAGCGTAGGAACAGAACATTGCCTTAAAGGTTTCATGTATATCATGATTCTACAGGGGTGATGATTTTAGTTTAGTCTGATGGGGTCGGTGCTTTGCGGCATTTCTATCTTGTTTtcgtgtgtgagtttgtgtgtgtgtgtgtgtgtgtgtgtgagtgtgtgtgtgggtgcggcGAGGCCTGACCCAGTCCAACTGTTCAGTTCAGTTGATCTGCATTCCAAGTTGTACATGCTAgtctttacattttgtttttccaataaAATACCATGAACTTAACATTTTGTATGGGTGTTTTCTGTCAGTGGAGCTGATTCTGTGGAGGAGGAGTCTGAATGTCAATCAAACCACCTTCAATATAAGAATGTATTTGGGGGTGAGGTACTGGATAAGTCCAGACATCATCAGCATACAGGGAATTTGGTGTTTGGAGACGTCCTAGATTGAGATTCAGAAATGAATATTTGAGGAAAACGAGTTGCTGGGTGGTTGTTGGTTTATGggactgaagtgtgtgtgtgtgtgtcccaaacACTGATGGCACCAACAAGACGTCTAGTGTCTATGGAGGGATGCCACAAGGGCTACTTCAGTCTGCAGATGAggtgttgctaggcaacagagCCAGGCACAGGGTGGGTGGATGGTAAAAGAGAGGGAGCAGAAAGCTGTGGGAGTTTGAGGAGAGAAGCGACAAGAATAGAAACCAAAAGGTAGAGACGGATGAAAAAACAGTTCATCTTGAAACCTCTAAAATCAGCTGATTCTAAAAGCTGATATCTTGTATTTTCACCGGTTAAAGGTAATAAAGTCCTACTAAACTAGAGGTGATTTATGATGCAGTTGCATCGCTTCATGTTTGTACAAATGCTCCTGATGCTGCTTCCCGTCTCATTAAACGCTCCTGATGCTGCTGACCGTTATCCCACAATCCCAAACACACTGGCTGTGGTTACGTAACCGTCTGAAGTGTATTAATATCTCGCTGCTCGCTGCTTTCTATTAGCGAGCTGCCACTCCAACATTACGAACAGGGTTTCACCACCGATCAAGAACGTTCTCTCTCTGGTTGGCTTTAAGAGCTCCTCACACAAACCTCACAATGGGTTTCACATTCAGAGAAACCCAATCCTCCAGTCCTGCTCCGGTTTTCACCCACATAAATATTTCAGTTCTTTCCTGACAGCTTGATGAATGGCACAGGGAGTGACTGAGTGTATGGGCTGATACTGTATTAGCAATCATATACAGTAACACACTTGTGTTGTTAACATACACATGCAGAATACAGCAAGAGTTACAGAATGCAATCAACCTCCAGAGACGGCTGAGTTCTCTAATGTTGTTATGCAAGCACAAAATAGTCTCTTTTATTTCTGGTTTGAATATGAGAAACTAATCAAACAATATAATGAGGGATGTCAGGTCTCTGGAGAAATCAGCCTATTGGGCTTTGGAAAATGTGATATTGGGTTAGTTAAAATTCAGCAGTATTTATGAATATTGCTGAGACATTAATTATCATGAAGGATTGGATCAGTGTTTTGCGACTGCGTGCCAGTAAAAGGCTCTTCAGGGAGAGAACAGAAAGAATTCCAGACAGAAATATTCaagatttaaacacaaacacaccgtcACAGTTCAAAGATCAATAGTTAAAGTAGATACAAATATTACCAATGAGTTTAGTGATGCATGTGAATTAATGGAGAAAAGGACGTCTTCAGGAGTGTCATGATCTGTGCGGACTTCCTGCGAGATTCAAATACATGATTTTCGCACTGTGTGGACTTTGATATGAAATGTGTGCATCTTcatgcttcaaaataaaagaatcacAATCCAAAATTTCAGAATTAGAAGAACATTTAGTTAAATATCAGATGCTGCCTGTctctttattatattattgttctGTTACAGTTTGTTCTGTGACACTTTTGGCTACATGGCAGTAACCTTTCTAATATCTGATCTGTTGATGGATTGTTATTACTGACACCCTGAAGACAGCCTTAATTCATTTGGAAAGTAACTAGGATTTTGAGAATATATAAAGATGTCATGGATAAGATGCCAAAAAAATATCAGCAGCAAAAATGGGTGAAGAATCACCTCAGCTGAGGCGATATTTTCTAGTCAAAGCTGCAGGACGAAAGCTGGAGGAATTAAGAGTTTACAGCTTCATTCGCAAAGTAATTCTAAATAGTGTGTATAAAGGTTccatgatcttttttttttaaatattaaaattacattGGTGAAAAATATCCATTATTCCCCCCcagaaatataaatgttaaccctgttttgttttaaagtggGTGTCAAGTTCTCAGCATGTGGTTATAATGTCATTAAAGCTTAATGCTAACAAATTGACAGTCCATACACAATAAAAGACACCAGTCtcctgtagatgtgtgtgtgtgtgtgtgtgtgtgtgggtctatGACCTTTCAGGGGGTCCAACAGTGACACCTAAGAATCTAGCAGGgactctgatgtgtgtgtgtgtgtgtggctgaacCGTGGCTCCTGACACTCTGTT
The Antennarius striatus isolate MH-2024 chromosome 17, ASM4005453v1, whole genome shotgun sequence genome window above contains:
- the calm1a gene encoding calmodulin-1a encodes the protein MADQLTEEQIAEFKEAFSLFDKDGDGTITTKELGTVMRSLGQNPTEAELQDMINEVDADGNGTIDFPEFLTMMARKMKDTDSEEEIREAFRVFDKDGNGYISAAELRHVMTNLGEKLTDEEVDEMIREADIDGDGQVNYEEFVQMMTAK